From Onychostoma macrolepis isolate SWU-2019 chromosome 05, ASM1243209v1, whole genome shotgun sequence, one genomic window encodes:
- the rcl1 gene encoding RNA 3'-terminal phosphate cyclase-like protein, whose translation MEFEGCSCFRQRLVLSTLSGKRVKIRNIRSKDDNPGLRDFEASFIRLLDKVTNGTRIEINQTGTVLFYQPGLLYGGSVEHECNVQRSVGYYLEALLMLAPFMKTPLRAVLKGVTNDPTDPSVDLLKVTAIPLMKKFGIDGDGLEIKVLKRGMAPEGGGEVLFTCPVRRSVKPVQLTETGKIKRIRGTAFSVRVSPQMANRIVDSARSVLNKFIPDIYIYTDHMKGASSGKSPGFGLTLVAETVNGTFLGAEVVSTPQGQGDPVLPEDLGRNCAKLLLEEIYRGGCVDSTNQSLALLYMTLGQQDVSKTLLGPLSPYTIEFLRHIRDFFQMMFKIEQQKPGEDEQKGGEKVLMTCVGAGYSNISKTIK comes from the exons ATGGAGTTCGAGGGCTGCAGCTGCTTCAGACAGAGACTCGTGTTGTCCACACTGAGCGGAAAACGAGTGAAAATACGAAACATCAGATCTAAAGATGACAATCCCGGCCTGCGAG ATTTTGAAGCGAGTTTCATCAGGCTCCTCGACAAAGTGACCAATGGCACCAGAATCGAGATCAACCAGACGG gaacGGTGTTGTTCTATCAGCCGGGTTTGCTGTACGGTGGCTCGGTGGAGCACGAGTGTAATGTCCAGCGCTCTGTAGGTTATTATCTGGAGGCTCTGCTCATGCTGGCTCCGTTCATGAAGACGCCGCTCAGAGCCGTGCTGAAGGGCGTCACCAACGACCCCACAGACCCATCG GTGGATCTTCTGAAGGTCACTGCTATTCCTTTGATGAAGAAGTTTGGGATTGATGGAGACGGTCTGGAAATAAAG GTGCTGAAGCGAGGTATGGCTCCTGAAGGAGGAGGTGAGGTGCTCTTCACCTGTCCGGTCCGCCGCTCCGTGAAACCCGTTCAGCTCACAGAAACCGGAAAAATCAAGAGGATCCGAGGAACAGC GTTCTCCGTCAGAGTTTCTCCTCAGATGGCCAACAGGATCGTGGACTCGGCCAGGAGCGTCCTGAACAAATTCATCCCGGATATTTACATCTACACCGACCACATGAAGGGAGCCAGCTCTGGGAA GTCTCCGGGGTTCGGTCTGACGCTGGTGGCGGAGACGGTGAACGGCACGTTTCTGGGCGCTGAGGTCGTGTCCACTCCGCAGGGTCAGGGAGATCCGGTGCTGCCGGAGGACTTGGGCAGAAACTGTGCCAAACTACTGCTGGAGGAGATCTATAGG GGCGGCTGTGTGGATTCGACCAATCAGAGTTTGGCTCTCTTGTACATGACGTTAGGCCAGCAGGATGTGTCTAAAACGCTGCTAGGACCCCTCTCGCCCTACAC GATCGAGTTCCTGAGACACATCCgagacttctttcagatgatgttCAAGATCGAGCagcagaaacctggagaagatGAACAGAAAGGAGGAGAGAAGGTCCTGATGACGTGTGTGGGAGCCGGATACAGCAACATCAGCAAAACCATCAAATAA